CTACATCTACTAGTTCACCGATAGTCATAGTTGTACCTAAGGCTGTTTTAACCTCAGTAGCTAATACATCATCGATAGATAGAGCAGCTACTTTTGCGTCACGTTGCACAATTACATCAATATCTTCACCATCATATCTTACGGATGTTAAGACTTCTTTAGAAGTATTGTTGCTCAATGCCATGACGATTTGAGCCGTCGTTAAACCGTATTGTAAAACATTCTTCTGCTCTACCTTTAGGACATGCTCAACATATGGATCTTCGTTGTCAGATTTAATGTCCTCTAAACCATCCACTTCTTTTAATGCACCTTCTACTTGTTTCACTGCATCTCGAAGCTTATCTAAATCTTCACTATATAACGTATAGCTAACTTCGTTTGAAGACATCGACATAGAAGAGAAGTTTTGAGATTTCCATTCTCCAGATTGACCGATGTTAAATACATAGTCTTCTACTTCTTCACGAGCTTTAGGGAAGTCCTCCATATCTTTATCAAAGATGAGGTACATTAATGCACCGCCTGCACCGCCGCCCATCATCATAGCAGAAGGATCAACATTTTGCGGATCATTGATAGAGACTTGTAAAATATCAATATCTTTTCGTTTCATTAATTCTTTTTCTACTTTAGCAACATTTGCTTCTGTTTCATCCATTAGCTCGCCAGTTCCAGGTGTGTAAGTTAGGTACATGACCTTTTCTTCCTGTGAGCCCATGAAACTAAAGCCAATCAATGGTGTTAAGGCAAGAGAACCAACTAGCAGTAAAATAGCGATTACAGAAGTAATGATTTTATGGTTTAATGCTTTTTCAAGCACACCTTTATACCAAGTAGCTAGTTTACCAACTTCCTTATGCTGACTTTCTTTTTTCTTACCATACAGTTTTTTACGGAACAGGAAGTGCGATAAAGCTGGAACAATGGTAATTGCCACTAATAATGAAGCCCCTAAGGCAAATGACATTGTTAATGCAAACGGCATGAATAATTCGCCAACCATACCGCCTACAAAAATAAGCGGAGCAAATACTGCTACAGTTACTAAGGTTGAAGAAAGAATTGGTTTGAACATTTCGATAGTCGCTTCACGAATTAGAGCGCGACCTGTTACTTTTTCTTCTTTTAAATGAATACGTCGATAAATATTTTCAACTACTACAATGGAATCATCAATAACCCGACCAATCGCTACGGTTATCGCACCAAGAGTCATAATATTTAATGTAATATCCATCCAATTTAATAATAGCAATGCCATAAAGATAGAAACTGGAATAGAGATTATTGAAATAATCGTAGATTTGAAATCTCGTAAGAACAGTAAAATAATTAAAACGGCAATTGCGCCACCAAAAACGGCTTTTTCAATCATTGTAAAGACTGAATCTTCAATTGGGGCACCTTGGTCTAACGAAATATCAACCTTTAAGCCATCAATTAATTTTTCTTCATCCTTAATTAGGTCTTTTACTGCATTTACGACTGTCACCGTATTTGCATCCTGACCCTTCACAATTTGAATAGCAATCGCATCTTTGCCATTTGTGCGTGATACAGATTGCACTTTACCCTCTACCTCAATCTTTGCAATATCGCCTAAGCGAACGAATGGAGAGGGGTTTGTAGCTGAAGGTGTGACTGGAATTAATAAGTCTTTTAATTCATCTACAGATTTTACTTTACCATCAACGGAAACAGCTTGTTCACCAACAGTAAATTGATATAAACCAAGTGAAAGTGACATATCACTAGCTTGAATCATTTGTTTGACGGTATCTTCTGTTAAACCGAGCGCAGCCATTTTCTCCTCATCATATTTAAATGAGATTTGGTTAATGTGCTGACCAGTAATGGTTGCAGATGCAACACCATCAATTTTTTCGATTTTAGGAAGGAGAATGTCTTCTACTGTTGATGTTAAATCAACAATATCTTCCTTAGAGCTACTAACTGATAATGCAACAACAGGCATCATATTCATGCTAATGGCCATAATTGTCGGTTTTTCTGCACCCTCAGGTAGCTTTACATCATCTAAAGCTGATTCTAATTGTCGTTTTTTCTCATCCATATCAATTCCATAGTCGTATTCAACTTGAACTTGTGATACGTTGGATGAGGATGTTGAATAAACGGCTTTTACATCTTCTAAGCTTTCTACAGATTTTTCAAATGGTATGGAAAGCTCATTCATGACTTGTTCAGGAGTTGCGCCAGGATAGACACCCATCACAATTAAGTATGGAATCGAAATATCAGGAATGGATTCCATTTTCATTCGTGTTCCCGAATAAATACCAGAGACAGTGATGATAATTGTTAGTAACCATACTGCCAATTTGTTTTTCAATACGAAATTAACTAAACCTTTCACCTTCACACCTACCCTTTATTGACTAACTAAATTCAATTATTTATACTAATGACTAATCGGTCATTTGTCAACGAAATGCATTAGGAGAGAGAAAAAAATATGTTAAAAAAGCAATTAATAATGGAGAAAGCATTAGAATTGTTTTCTGAGCAAGGCTTTGAAGCTACATCTGTACAGCAAATAACGGAACGCTGTGGTATTTCAAAAGGAGCATTTTATTTGTCCTTCAAAACAAAAGATGAGCTTGTTTTTTCAATGGTAGACTATTACTTACAACAATTTCTCATAGATATTGACCAGGTAGTCAGAGGCTCTTATAACAAAGATACTTTATTGGTTGAATTTTACAAAAGTATCTTCCAGGCCTTCAAAGCGCATTCAGCTTCTGCGCGTGTCTTTTTTAATGAGAAAATCTTTTTGTCAAAAAAAGAACTTTTTCATAAAATAACGGCTTATGAAGCAGAAATGTCTAAATCGATTATCTATATGCTGGAGCAGCTCTATGAGGATAAACTTCAAGAGACAAAATACGATGTTATGTATTGCATAAAAGGATTTATGAAGAGTTATGCAGAACTCTTTATTTTTTCTAATATGCCCCTTGATTTAGATCAATTAGCTAAATCTCTAGCTGAAAAGACGGATATTATTGCACGTTTCACGACGATTCCCTTTATAACAGAAGACCTTGTTCAATTTGTATCCAAGCCTTGTGAACAGGAAATTTCAAAGGAAACCCTATTACAGCTGATGGAGCAACATATAAGTAATATGGAAGAATCCATTGAACGGGAATCGATGGTGCTTTTAAAAGATCAAGT
This genomic stretch from Lysinibacillus pakistanensis harbors:
- a CDS encoding efflux RND transporter permease subunit; protein product: MKGLVNFVLKNKLAVWLLTIIITVSGIYSGTRMKMESIPDISIPYLIVMGVYPGATPEQVMNELSIPFEKSVESLEDVKAVYSTSSSNVSQVQVEYDYGIDMDEKKRQLESALDDVKLPEGAEKPTIMAISMNMMPVVALSVSSSKEDIVDLTSTVEDILLPKIEKIDGVASATITGQHINQISFKYDEEKMAALGLTEDTVKQMIQASDMSLSLGLYQFTVGEQAVSVDGKVKSVDELKDLLIPVTPSATNPSPFVRLGDIAKIEVEGKVQSVSRTNGKDAIAIQIVKGQDANTVTVVNAVKDLIKDEEKLIDGLKVDISLDQGAPIEDSVFTMIEKAVFGGAIAVLIILLFLRDFKSTIISIISIPVSIFMALLLLNWMDITLNIMTLGAITVAIGRVIDDSIVVVENIYRRIHLKEEKVTGRALIREATIEMFKPILSSTLVTVAVFAPLIFVGGMVGELFMPFALTMSFALGASLLVAITIVPALSHFLFRKKLYGKKKESQHKEVGKLATWYKGVLEKALNHKIITSVIAILLLVGSLALTPLIGFSFMGSQEEKVMYLTYTPGTGELMDETEANVAKVEKELMKRKDIDILQVSINDPQNVDPSAMMMGGGAGGALMYLIFDKDMEDFPKAREEVEDYVFNIGQSGEWKSQNFSSMSMSSNEVSYTLYSEDLDKLRDAVKQVEGALKEVDGLEDIKSDNEDPYVEHVLKVEQKNVLQYGLTTAQIVMALSNNTSKEVLTSVRYDGEDIDVIVQRDAKVAALSIDDVLATEVKTALGTTMTIGELVDVEKGTTLNSLSRSKGEYFATVSGTVIDEDISKATSAADKKIDKLDLPKGVTTGVSGVAADMQETFTKLGIAMLAAIAIVYFILVVTFGEGLAPFAILFSLPFAVIGAFVGLFVTNQTISVSVMMGLLMLIGIVVTNAIVLVDRIIHMERDGLVMREAILEAGATRLRPILMTAIATIGAMIPMALGTGGSGLISKDLAITVIGGLLSSTLLTLVVVPIVYEMLSKMLKKNRKDIEEN
- a CDS encoding TetR/AcrR family transcriptional regulator, coding for MLKKQLIMEKALELFSEQGFEATSVQQITERCGISKGAFYLSFKTKDELVFSMVDYYLQQFLIDIDQVVRGSYNKDTLLVEFYKSIFQAFKAHSASARVFFNEKIFLSKKELFHKITAYEAEMSKSIIYMLEQLYEDKLQETKYDVMYCIKGFMKSYAELFIFSNMPLDLDQLAKSLAEKTDIIARFTTIPFITEDLVQFVSKPCEQEISKETLLQLMEQHISNMEESIERESMVLLKDQVENPTYSMPILKGLVENIRVEPAYNWVAYVIAKYFKV